Proteins encoded together in one Nitrospira sp. window:
- a CDS encoding ester cyclase yields MMRRILIGLSVLILSGTVVSCASDKRIVKIKQVHQVEQANLENFDDLDFNVYSGQKWEQLGRSHGKDIVVHWPDGRTTKGIDAHIDDLKGMFVFAPDTRIKEHPIRIASGEWTAVTGVMEGTFTKPMPIGEGKMIPPTGRSFKLSMVTIGHWTDGVMDEEWLMWDNLAFMKQIGLAP; encoded by the coding sequence ATGATGAGAAGGATTCTGATAGGGCTGTCCGTATTGATATTGAGCGGTACGGTGGTGAGCTGCGCGAGCGATAAGCGAATCGTCAAAATCAAACAGGTTCATCAGGTAGAACAGGCGAACCTTGAGAATTTCGACGATCTGGATTTCAACGTCTACAGCGGGCAGAAGTGGGAGCAGTTGGGACGAAGTCATGGGAAAGACATCGTCGTGCATTGGCCGGACGGGCGCACGACGAAGGGAATCGACGCGCACATTGATGATCTCAAAGGCATGTTCGTTTTTGCGCCGGATACGCGGATCAAGGAGCATCCGATTCGAATCGCCTCCGGTGAATGGACGGCGGTGACGGGCGTCATGGAGGGCACGTTTACGAAACCGATGCCGATTGGTGAAGGCAAGATGATTCCTCCGACCGGTCGGTCGTTCAAGCTCTCGATGGTCACCATTGGACATTGGACTGATGGCGTTATGGATGAAGAGTGGCTGATGTGGGACAATCTCGCCTTCATGAAACAGATCGGACTCGCGCCGTAG